One window of the Granulicella arctica genome contains the following:
- a CDS encoding CHY zinc finger protein, with product MSELRPRVSGVGLDLWTRCAHYNKPIDIIAIKMKCCSTYYACKDCHDALADHAIEVWPRDEWGCAAVLCGACGIELTVRQYLDCGNQCPRCEAQFNPGCRNHHNFYFATI from the coding sequence ATGTCAGAACTCAGACCTCGAGTGAGCGGAGTAGGGCTGGACTTATGGACCCGTTGCGCTCACTACAATAAGCCGATCGACATCATTGCAATTAAGATGAAGTGTTGCTCTACCTACTACGCATGCAAGGACTGCCACGATGCGCTTGCTGATCATGCAATCGAGGTCTGGCCGCGTGACGAGTGGGGTTGTGCAGCGGTGCTTTGTGGAGCATGCGGGATTGAATTGACGGTCAGGCAGTACCTTGACTGCGGTAACCAGTGCCCGAGATGCGAAGCTCAGTTCAATCCTGGTTGCCGCAATCACCACAATTTCTACTTTGCGACGATCTGA
- a CDS encoding GntR family transcriptional regulator, producing MTTKKSAKKVAKPHGRKRATTEHGTTLSSAFTQVRDLIVHGRLSPGAWIVEADLTDKLGMSRTPVRGALQWLQREGYVIEHKSRSKSRMIVAPLTQEDSAELYSIVGHLEGLAGRQTVALPKERRAAVVAKIRAINTTLHRIAKTRDLGGKNIFDLDTEFHRTIVEASAGPRLMLMHNGIKPQTERYWRLYASNILSELHVSVSEHEAIITAIHKADADAAEKALIANWVNGAERLAKVIQMHGERGSW from the coding sequence ATGACCACCAAAAAATCTGCGAAAAAAGTCGCAAAGCCTCATGGGCGGAAGCGTGCGACGACGGAACACGGAACCACCCTAAGCTCCGCCTTCACCCAGGTGAGAGACCTGATCGTACATGGCCGGTTGTCGCCGGGAGCATGGATCGTAGAAGCGGACCTGACCGATAAACTTGGGATGAGTCGAACGCCGGTACGGGGCGCTCTGCAGTGGCTGCAACGTGAAGGCTATGTCATCGAGCATAAAAGCCGTTCAAAGTCGCGCATGATCGTGGCGCCTCTAACCCAGGAGGACTCGGCCGAACTGTATTCCATTGTCGGCCATCTGGAAGGTCTCGCGGGCCGGCAGACAGTCGCACTCCCAAAAGAAAGGCGCGCGGCCGTAGTAGCGAAGATCCGCGCGATCAACACTACGTTGCACCGGATCGCGAAGACCAGAGATCTTGGCGGAAAGAACATCTTCGATCTGGATACGGAGTTTCATCGAACGATCGTTGAAGCAAGCGCCGGGCCAAGACTGATGCTCATGCACAACGGCATCAAGCCTCAAACAGAACGCTACTGGCGACTCTATGCAAGCAACATACTGAGTGAGTTGCACGTCAGCGTAAGCGAGCACGAAGCGATCATCACTGCAATCCACAAGGCTGACGCTGACGCCGCCGAAAAAGCGTTGATCGCTAACTGGGTCAACGGTGCCGAACGCCTGGCGAAGGTGATCCAGATGCATGGCGAACGTGGAAGCTGGTGA
- a CDS encoding NAD(P)/FAD-dependent oxidoreductase, with protein MEASKALQIPDPSVTVEGDGIASACVARLLSDASVPFTRQPRPGPRLPAILLGQQTRHLLQELFPPLDSSAPNLFDGLPRITRRIVLWGSAAVPIDLPHQGIVAPEAELLDCLWNRVPDPRSPAGTAHSHWHLRSSRTSSAPLPEQSFGTRIGRIAQVELSSSVIPEACWVESVDGGWLFLLPLGQGRAALIAVGDTVEQLLGTSRLIAPLIVRALSVSPPIPVAPRLARSLASPGTIACGTAAMGFDPLCGEGAGNAVREAFLAAACIRAAHQGFNPDQLAEHYTTRLKQGFLRHLQTCLPFYATGGTGEFWHSETRLLELGIQQLQTELASLPPPRFRLMDRDLLPLPA; from the coding sequence GTGGAAGCTAGCAAAGCACTTCAAATCCCGGACCCCAGCGTTACCGTCGAGGGCGACGGGATCGCCTCAGCCTGCGTCGCCCGGCTCCTCAGCGATGCCAGCGTCCCCTTCACTCGCCAACCCCGCCCCGGCCCCCGTCTCCCCGCCATTCTCCTCGGCCAGCAGACCCGGCATCTCCTCCAGGAGCTGTTCCCTCCGCTCGACTCATCTGCCCCCAACCTCTTCGACGGCCTCCCCCGCATCACCCGCCGAATCGTCCTTTGGGGCAGCGCCGCCGTTCCCATCGACCTGCCCCATCAAGGCATCGTAGCTCCCGAGGCAGAGCTGCTCGACTGCCTCTGGAACCGTGTCCCCGACCCTCGATCACCCGCTGGCACCGCGCATTCTCACTGGCACCTTCGCTCCTCCCGCACCTCGTCGGCGCCACTACCCGAGCAGAGCTTCGGCACTCGCATCGGCCGGATCGCCCAGGTCGAGCTGAGCAGCAGCGTCATCCCCGAGGCCTGCTGGGTCGAGTCCGTCGACGGCGGCTGGCTCTTCCTGCTGCCACTCGGTCAGGGCAGGGCCGCACTCATCGCAGTCGGCGACACCGTCGAGCAGCTCCTCGGAACCAGCCGCCTCATCGCTCCACTGATCGTCCGAGCCCTCTCGGTCTCGCCGCCCATTCCCGTTGCCCCACGTCTTGCCCGGAGCCTGGCCTCACCCGGCACCATCGCCTGCGGCACCGCCGCGATGGGCTTCGATCCACTCTGCGGCGAGGGCGCGGGCAACGCCGTACGCGAGGCCTTCCTCGCCGCAGCCTGCATTCGCGCAGCCCACCAGGGCTTCAACCCCGATCAACTCGCAGAGCACTACACCACCCGTCTCAAACAGGGCTTCCTTCGCCACCTGCAGACCTGCCTGCCCTTCTACGCCACCGGGGGCACCGGCGAGTTCTGGCACTCCGAAACACGTCTCCTCGAGCTGGGCATCCAGCAGTTGCAGACGGAACTAGCCAGCCTGCCCCCACCCCGTTTCAGGCTGATGGATCGCGACCTGCTCCCGCTTCCCGCCTAG
- a CDS encoding S8 family serine peptidase, whose amino-acid sequence MTRPVRVAMLDSGVYAANPHIQRPVQGGVTILPEGEQAGFEDRLGHGTAVCAVLQELAPAADLFAVKIFDARLATSLPVVLRAIDWCVHHEMDIINLSLGTTNDAHRALFMAAIERVCARGSVVVSAFSMNGALMLPGSLQRVVGVVEDAACARDSYSVVADAEGSVHFAACPFPLDIAGVPRERNLRGVSFAVAHVSAQIARMWPEVQSPVDWVDQLRARREAGAGRDPSA is encoded by the coding sequence GTGACGAGGCCCGTCCGTGTGGCTATGCTCGACAGCGGCGTGTACGCAGCGAATCCGCATATTCAGCGTCCTGTTCAGGGTGGGGTTACGATCCTGCCGGAGGGCGAACAGGCTGGCTTTGAGGACAGGCTGGGACACGGGACTGCCGTGTGTGCGGTGCTCCAGGAGCTGGCGCCGGCAGCCGACCTGTTTGCGGTGAAGATCTTCGATGCGCGGCTGGCAACGAGTCTGCCGGTTGTGCTGCGCGCAATCGACTGGTGTGTCCATCACGAGATGGACATCATTAACCTGAGCCTGGGGACCACGAACGATGCGCATCGGGCTCTGTTCATGGCGGCGATCGAGCGGGTGTGTGCACGGGGTTCCGTGGTGGTGTCGGCTTTTTCGATGAACGGCGCACTGATGCTGCCGGGGTCGCTGCAGCGGGTGGTGGGCGTTGTGGAGGATGCCGCGTGTGCGCGGGATTCGTACAGCGTGGTGGCGGATGCTGAGGGGAGCGTTCACTTTGCTGCGTGTCCGTTCCCACTCGACATTGCCGGGGTGCCGCGCGAGCGGAACTTGCGAGGTGTCAGCTTTGCGGTGGCGCACGTGTCCGCGCAGATCGCGCGGATGTGGCCTGAGGTACAGTCGCCGGTGGACTGGGTGGATCAGCTTCGCGCTAGGCGGGAAGCGGGAGCAGGTCGCGATCCATCAGCCTGA
- a CDS encoding SMP-30/gluconolactonase/LRE family protein, which translates to MMCNLSALRLAACVIVLGSLATAASASDILIADAKSQPESLTIAPGGVLIVGSASTPFIYKVAAGATTADKFVDASAEGAGTFFFGMLADATTNTLWACQLTPIPGSTPVKRHTALRGFDLSTGVQKLRWNLPDENSTCNDFALGPDKALYITDTANGKIFRLPAGGSNAELFIEHRVLNGIDGITFLDGVLYVNNVVFNKLYRIPVDAAGKPGQPVDIWMDQPVKSPDGMRAANGKIIMAEGGSGRVTALTITGDKASVMVLKEGLKSPTAVEPAGDTIWIAERGAGRAVSISMPKW; encoded by the coding sequence ATGATGTGTAACCTGAGTGCACTTCGGCTTGCCGCCTGCGTCATAGTGCTGGGGAGTCTCGCAACCGCCGCTTCCGCTTCGGATATTCTTATTGCCGATGCGAAATCGCAGCCGGAAAGTCTGACCATTGCACCAGGTGGCGTCCTAATTGTAGGAAGCGCCAGCACGCCATTTATCTATAAAGTAGCCGCGGGGGCGACTACTGCCGACAAGTTTGTGGATGCAAGCGCTGAAGGTGCCGGGACCTTCTTTTTCGGTATGCTTGCGGATGCGACGACCAACACGCTATGGGCTTGTCAGCTGACTCCAATACCAGGCTCAACACCCGTGAAGCGTCATACCGCCTTGCGCGGATTTGATCTCTCCACAGGGGTTCAGAAGCTTCGCTGGAACCTGCCCGATGAAAATAGTACGTGCAATGATTTCGCCCTCGGCCCGGACAAGGCGCTTTACATAACAGACACTGCCAATGGCAAAATCTTCAGGCTACCGGCCGGAGGTTCCAACGCGGAACTTTTTATAGAGCATCGAGTGCTGAATGGAATTGACGGCATCACGTTCCTCGATGGTGTGCTCTACGTGAACAACGTAGTCTTCAACAAGCTCTACCGCATTCCCGTAGATGCTGCGGGGAAACCAGGTCAGCCTGTCGACATCTGGATGGACCAGCCCGTAAAGTCGCCAGACGGTATGCGAGCCGCAAACGGCAAGATCATTATGGCAGAGGGTGGCAGCGGCAGAGTCACCGCACTCACGATTACGGGCGACAAGGCCAGCGTCATGGTCCTCAAGGAAGGACTCAAGTCGCCGACGGCAGTTGAACCTGCAGGCGACACAATCTGGATCGCGGAGCGCGGAGCCGGCAGAGCCGTATCAATCTCGATGCCAAAATGGTAG
- a CDS encoding ABC transporter ATP-binding protein, translating into MKQDRARSPIPFRQYRRAFTFVAPYWRGLLAVLTLGLFSTLVGLAQPYISRLLIDDALVRHNLHELWKIALAMIVITIVGLGVNACSTYCYTRLSAESLFQMRLAVFQHLQKLSPRYFARTKLGDIVSRINNDIGEVQRVCSDTLLSIFSNVLFLVGSVAIMIWLNPRLTLASIILLPVSILTLRYYQRRLMFQTAELRQRSANLGSFLIESIMGLRLIVTSTAEQRETERFSWHNTQFVRSLMSMQMTSFLASALPGTVLTLSTATVFLYGGRLVIENRLTLGAFVAFMAYHVKLLSPVQNLLGIYTSLLTGGVSLARVFEVLDAPVEVAEPKGAAPLSPFADEIRFDHVAFQFSPDVPVLQDISLTLRKGTFYALAGPSGAGKSTIGDLLVRFFDVQHGAITIDGRDIRSVTLHDLRSMVAVVEQTPYLFHATIRENLAYGRPGATLDEIEQAAMQAGIHRFICTLPERYETLIGERGATLSVGERQRMALARALLRDPAVLVLDEPTSALDPGSESIVTDELASNLRGRTTLVITHRLSLIEAADHVFVLEDGRIVEEGRPADLMERRGHLAQQFRASGAERAGMAVR; encoded by the coding sequence ATGAAGCAGGACAGAGCCCGCAGCCCAATACCGTTCCGTCAGTACCGCCGGGCATTTACGTTTGTAGCTCCGTACTGGCGGGGACTGCTGGCGGTGCTGACGCTGGGCCTTTTCTCGACGCTGGTCGGCCTGGCGCAGCCGTACATCTCACGACTGCTGATCGACGATGCGCTGGTGCGGCACAATCTGCATGAACTGTGGAAGATCGCGCTTGCGATGATCGTGATTACGATCGTCGGCCTGGGTGTGAATGCGTGCTCAACCTATTGCTACACGCGATTGTCTGCTGAGAGCCTGTTCCAGATGCGGCTGGCCGTCTTCCAGCACCTGCAGAAGCTATCACCGCGCTACTTCGCTCGCACCAAGCTGGGCGATATCGTCTCCAGGATCAACAACGATATCGGCGAGGTGCAGCGGGTGTGCTCCGACACGCTGCTTTCCATCTTCTCGAACGTACTTTTCCTGGTGGGCAGTGTCGCCATCATGATCTGGTTGAATCCGCGGCTCACGCTGGCGAGTATCATTCTGCTGCCGGTAAGCATCTTGACGCTACGCTACTATCAACGTCGATTGATGTTCCAGACCGCGGAGCTACGGCAGCGGAGCGCAAACTTAGGGAGCTTTCTGATTGAGAGCATTATGGGGCTCCGGCTGATTGTGACGTCGACAGCGGAGCAGAGGGAAACGGAGCGCTTCAGCTGGCACAATACGCAGTTCGTACGGTCGCTGATGTCGATGCAGATGACGTCGTTTCTGGCGAGTGCGCTACCGGGAACCGTGCTCACACTCTCGACAGCGACGGTGTTCCTCTATGGTGGGCGGCTGGTGATCGAAAATCGGCTTACGCTAGGAGCGTTCGTAGCCTTTATGGCCTACCACGTGAAGCTGCTTTCGCCGGTGCAGAACCTGTTGGGGATTTACACAAGCCTGCTGACCGGTGGAGTATCGCTGGCGCGGGTCTTCGAGGTGCTGGATGCGCCGGTGGAGGTGGCAGAACCGAAGGGTGCCGCGCCGCTTTCGCCGTTTGCCGATGAGATTCGGTTCGACCATGTCGCCTTCCAGTTCTCCCCCGATGTGCCGGTACTGCAGGACATCTCGCTGACGCTTCGCAAGGGAACGTTCTATGCGCTGGCAGGGCCGAGTGGTGCGGGCAAGTCGACGATTGGCGACCTGCTGGTGCGCTTTTTCGACGTGCAGCATGGAGCAATTACGATCGACGGGCGTGACATTCGTAGCGTGACATTGCACGACCTTCGATCGATGGTGGCGGTGGTGGAGCAGACCCCGTACCTGTTTCACGCGACGATTCGGGAGAACCTTGCCTATGGGCGGCCGGGTGCGACGCTTGACGAAATTGAGCAGGCCGCGATGCAGGCAGGCATCCACCGTTTTATATGCACCCTCCCGGAGCGGTATGAGACGTTGATCGGCGAGCGCGGGGCTACGCTATCGGTGGGCGAGCGGCAGAGGATGGCACTGGCGCGGGCGCTGCTGCGAGACCCGGCGGTGCTGGTCCTCGATGAGCCGACTTCGGCGCTCGACCCAGGGTCGGAGTCGATCGTGACGGATGAACTGGCGTCTAATCTGCGCGGGCGCACGACGCTGGTGATCACGCATCGCCTCTCGCTGATCGAGGCTGCGGACCACGTGTTTGTGTTGGAAGACGGACGTATTGTGGAAGAGGGACGGCCGGCTGATTTGATGGAGCGGCGTGGACACCTGGCGCAGCAGTTTCGAGCGAGTGGGGCAGAGCGAGCCGGGATGGCGGTGCGGTGA
- a CDS encoding TonB-dependent receptor — protein MTQRFHDSISPRLRQSLRTLLSSTLCLCLLLLTSSLLAQSTYGVFVGTVKDPQGAIIIGATIKLINTETATVHEEVSNNEGQYTFQNVGPGTYRIEVTFKGFRQTQFPGLVLQSRETQRVDATMALGAENQTIEVQTAAAVINTDTSNLTETRSGIELNNLPIAISSRASGSTSPYATLQTQAGVQSDESGQISVAGQKPSLLSITVDGISTMNVRTSGANSELFPSFNTIEEIRVSQNANAAEFGGIADITTVSKGGTNRGHGGLFDNYATKGFNSNLPFGAKKPNLVLNNFGLFYSGPVIAPFLYNGRDKTFYFLSYEGLRLPQTSTVTNSVPTAAMRGGDLSVYPTKIFNPAGVAFANNIIPTGQINATSAAMLARYYPLPNAGAAGAITNNYIQNFNTSIGSDQGDGRIDHIFTPKQSAFVRYGFKQRSTATALGLLTGIQSIPSKNINLTGSYNYGITPTLFNEFRAGLSKFIQSSSFNSNSSVISTLGIQGITDLLDPSIAALPRIAITGFTTVTGSSAVSSSNTYQFIDNLTWTRGRHTLKGGGDFRRLYAHASNVFGSSRLGQYSFTGSSAPGKVIAKPFASFLQGIPDSTTLSDVLAPDLNGRGNAYAVYLQDDWKLTNNLTLNFGLRYEYHPVLTDKFQNSANFLPDYYSNINGTTVHGAVVVPGTYALANNVLPAFIKQIAPLPLLTAAQAGISDGLVSVSKNDFAPRFGFAWRPLGNDKTVIRGGLGRFIATALGGSVVGGWAVSASTVNIYSNTYASAGVPQLKFPTPFATAPGAAGALDFDYGVAPHYKDPTVQQWNLTVEQDLGYQTGLRVSYSGSHGQDLVEQANINQVPYGTLPAGQTAPAQSSFPYPALGEIQANENLAVSNYNALSVEATHRMTHGLQFQGSYTFARNLSDEGGLAPTAEVGESGALPSDYYHPLVDYGNVEFTHRQRFLGSGVYDLPFGHNRAYLGNLNSAIDKVIGNWQFSGFYLHQTGPFMTPINSGSDPTGTGLIALGYAAATRPDVVAGVSPYLSGGGARHTLNPAAFTSPANNIGRQGNAAVGSVVGPGTDSFSTSLLKGITFTERIRVDMGVQVQNLFNHHNYETTALDINVPSSYGISTTVQGQAAGQQANAGPRALLLTGRVSF, from the coding sequence ATGACGCAACGTTTTCATGATTCGATATCACCCCGCCTCCGCCAGTCTCTTCGCACGCTGCTCTCCTCCACCCTGTGCCTCTGTCTACTCCTGCTGACGTCCTCTCTGCTTGCCCAGTCCACCTACGGCGTCTTCGTCGGTACCGTTAAAGATCCGCAGGGAGCCATCATTATTGGCGCCACCATCAAGCTCATCAACACGGAGACCGCAACCGTCCACGAAGAGGTCTCCAACAACGAAGGCCAATACACCTTCCAGAACGTAGGCCCCGGAACCTATCGCATCGAAGTGACCTTCAAGGGCTTCCGCCAGACTCAGTTTCCCGGCCTCGTCCTCCAGTCTCGAGAGACCCAGCGCGTCGATGCCACCATGGCACTCGGTGCCGAGAACCAGACCATCGAGGTCCAGACCGCAGCAGCCGTCATCAACACTGATACATCCAACCTTACCGAGACCCGCTCCGGCATCGAGTTGAATAACCTGCCCATCGCCATCAGCTCCCGCGCCAGCGGCTCCACCAGCCCCTACGCCACCCTGCAGACACAGGCCGGCGTCCAGTCCGATGAGAGCGGTCAGATCTCCGTTGCCGGTCAGAAGCCCAGCCTCCTCTCCATCACCGTCGACGGCATCAGCACCATGAACGTCCGCACCAGCGGCGCCAACTCAGAGCTCTTCCCCTCCTTCAACACCATCGAAGAGATTCGCGTCAGCCAGAACGCCAACGCAGCCGAGTTCGGCGGCATCGCCGACATCACCACCGTCTCCAAGGGCGGCACCAACCGCGGCCACGGCGGCCTCTTCGATAACTACGCAACCAAGGGCTTCAACTCCAACCTGCCCTTCGGTGCCAAGAAGCCGAACCTCGTTCTCAATAACTTCGGCCTGTTCTACAGTGGACCCGTCATTGCGCCCTTCCTCTATAACGGACGCGATAAGACCTTCTACTTCCTCAGCTACGAGGGCCTGCGCCTTCCACAGACCTCCACCGTTACGAACAGCGTACCCACCGCGGCCATGCGTGGCGGCGATCTCTCCGTCTATCCCACGAAGATCTTCAACCCCGCCGGCGTCGCATTCGCCAACAACATCATTCCAACCGGCCAGATCAACGCCACCTCCGCTGCCATGCTCGCTCGCTACTATCCGCTGCCCAACGCTGGGGCGGCAGGAGCTATTACCAACAACTACATTCAGAACTTCAACACCTCCATCGGCTCAGACCAGGGCGACGGTCGCATCGACCACATCTTCACCCCCAAGCAATCGGCCTTCGTGCGCTACGGCTTCAAGCAGCGCTCCACCGCCACGGCCCTTGGCCTGCTCACCGGCATCCAGAGCATTCCCTCCAAGAACATCAATCTCACCGGCTCCTATAACTACGGCATCACGCCCACACTCTTCAATGAGTTCCGCGCCGGGCTCAGCAAGTTCATCCAGTCCAGCAGCTTCAACTCCAACTCCTCCGTCATCTCCACTCTAGGTATTCAGGGCATTACCGACCTGCTCGATCCCTCCATCGCTGCCCTCCCACGCATCGCCATCACCGGCTTCACGACGGTCACCGGCAGCTCCGCCGTCAGCAGCAGCAATACCTATCAGTTCATCGATAACCTCACTTGGACCAGGGGCCGCCACACGCTCAAGGGCGGTGGCGACTTCCGCCGTCTCTACGCCCATGCCAGCAACGTCTTCGGCAGTTCACGGCTTGGCCAATACAGCTTTACCGGCTCCAGCGCTCCCGGCAAGGTCATCGCCAAGCCCTTCGCCAGCTTCCTCCAAGGCATCCCCGACAGCACCACCCTGTCGGATGTTCTCGCCCCCGACCTCAACGGTCGCGGCAACGCATACGCTGTCTACCTGCAGGACGACTGGAAGCTCACCAACAATCTCACCCTCAACTTCGGCCTCCGCTACGAGTACCATCCGGTCCTCACGGATAAGTTCCAGAATAGTGCCAACTTCCTGCCGGACTACTACAGCAACATCAACGGCACCACCGTCCACGGCGCTGTCGTTGTTCCCGGAACCTACGCCCTCGCCAACAACGTCCTTCCAGCCTTCATCAAGCAGATCGCTCCTCTGCCGCTCCTCACCGCCGCCCAGGCTGGTATCAGCGATGGCCTGGTCTCCGTCTCGAAGAATGACTTCGCACCCCGCTTCGGCTTCGCATGGCGGCCACTCGGCAATGACAAAACCGTCATCCGCGGCGGCCTTGGCCGCTTCATCGCCACCGCCCTCGGCGGCAGCGTCGTCGGTGGCTGGGCCGTCAGTGCCTCCACTGTAAATATCTATAGCAACACGTACGCCTCCGCCGGTGTACCACAACTCAAGTTCCCCACGCCCTTTGCTACTGCTCCTGGAGCAGCCGGCGCATTGGACTTCGACTACGGCGTCGCTCCCCACTACAAAGACCCCACCGTCCAGCAATGGAACCTGACCGTCGAGCAGGATCTCGGCTATCAGACCGGCCTCCGCGTCAGCTACTCCGGCAGCCACGGTCAGGACCTCGTCGAGCAGGCCAACATCAATCAGGTCCCCTACGGCACTCTGCCCGCCGGCCAGACCGCCCCCGCGCAATCCTCCTTTCCCTACCCCGCCCTTGGTGAGATTCAGGCCAACGAGAACCTCGCCGTCAGCAACTACAACGCCCTAAGCGTCGAAGCCACCCACCGTATGACACACGGCCTCCAGTTCCAGGGCAGCTACACCTTCGCCCGCAATCTCTCCGACGAGGGCGGCCTGGCTCCCACCGCAGAAGTTGGCGAAAGCGGTGCACTGCCAAGTGACTACTACCACCCGCTGGTCGACTACGGCAACGTCGAGTTCACGCACCGCCAGCGCTTCCTCGGCTCAGGCGTCTACGACCTGCCCTTCGGCCACAACCGCGCCTACCTCGGCAACCTCAACTCCGCCATCGATAAGGTCATCGGCAACTGGCAGTTCTCCGGCTTCTACCTCCACCAGACCGGTCCGTTCATGACGCCCATCAACTCCGGCTCCGATCCAACCGGCACCGGCCTCATAGCCCTCGGCTATGCTGCTGCCACCCGGCCGGATGTCGTCGCTGGGGTCTCGCCTTACCTCTCCGGCGGCGGAGCACGTCACACCCTCAACCCCGCCGCTTTCACCTCCCCAGCCAACAACATCGGTCGCCAGGGTAATGCAGCCGTCGGCAGCGTCGTCGGCCCTGGGACCGACAGCTTCTCCACCTCACTCCTCAAAGGCATCACCTTCACCGAGCGCATCCGGGTCGATATGGGTGTCCAGGTCCAGAACCTCTTCAACCATCACAACTACGAGACCACCGCCCTCGACATCAACGTGCCGAGCAGCTACGGCATCAGCACCACCGTCCAAGGTCAGGCCGCCGGCCAGCAGGCAAACGCCGGTCCACGAGCCCTCCTGCTCACCGGCCGCGTCTCCTTCTAA
- a CDS encoding proline racemase family protein, producing the protein MNLSRVHVVDSHTCGEPTRVVTSGGPDLGKGTLAERLVRFNLEHDSFRHSIINEPRGSDVLVGALLLEPCDPMCVTGVIFFNNVGSLNMCGHGTIGVIATLAYLGRICPGLHRVETPAGIVQAHLHADHSVTIDNVPSYRYQANVTVDVPGHGSITGDIAWGGNWFFLVGDHPFSLLPAEIPQLTTFTSAIREALTLASLTGADSGEIDHIELFTASDRPGIDSRNFVLCPGGAYDRSPCGTGTSAKLACLYADGKLLPGEVWRQESIIGSVFVGSITVREGLIIPSITGQAFVNAEADLIFDPADPFCYGIPAL; encoded by the coding sequence ATGAATCTGAGCAGGGTACACGTAGTTGATTCGCATACGTGCGGAGAGCCGACGCGGGTAGTCACCTCTGGCGGCCCCGACCTGGGCAAGGGAACACTGGCAGAGCGGCTCGTACGCTTCAACCTCGAGCATGATTCTTTTCGCCATAGCATCATCAATGAGCCTCGAGGCTCGGATGTTCTTGTCGGCGCACTTCTTCTTGAGCCTTGCGATCCAATGTGCGTTACGGGCGTTATCTTTTTTAATAACGTCGGCAGCCTTAACATGTGCGGCCACGGCACCATCGGTGTCATCGCCACTCTTGCCTACCTCGGACGCATCTGTCCGGGACTCCATCGTGTTGAGACACCGGCGGGTATTGTGCAGGCGCACCTGCATGCCGACCATAGCGTAACTATCGACAACGTGCCAAGCTATCGCTATCAGGCGAACGTCACCGTTGATGTGCCTGGGCATGGCAGCATCACTGGAGACATTGCGTGGGGGGGCAACTGGTTCTTCCTTGTTGGGGACCATCCATTCAGTCTGCTCCCAGCGGAGATTCCTCAGCTCACCACATTTACCTCTGCGATCCGTGAGGCACTGACACTTGCAAGCCTCACCGGAGCGGACAGCGGCGAGATCGACCACATCGAACTCTTCACCGCTTCCGACAGGCCTGGCATCGACAGCCGCAACTTTGTTCTGTGTCCCGGGGGAGCCTATGATCGGTCGCCGTGCGGTACGGGCACCAGTGCGAAGCTTGCCTGCCTTTATGCTGATGGCAAGCTGCTTCCTGGCGAGGTCTGGCGTCAGGAGAGCATCATCGGCAGTGTCTTCGTAGGCAGCATCACTGTGCGCGAAGGGCTGATCATTCCGAGCATCACTGGACAGGCTTTCGTCAATGCCGAGGCTGATCTGATCTTCGATCCAGCGGATCCGTTCTGCTATGGGATTCCGGCTTTGTGA